A DNA window from Rubripirellula tenax contains the following coding sequences:
- a CDS encoding LamG-like jellyroll fold domain-containing protein: MSDPKLEIDELVAAVIDGRLSSDQTGRLESLLAQSPQAVTRYIELLDNHEALCAIYPGDVFTSNIPVEIAPMQTEPSMATVRRLLSLPLLGLAASVLLAVGFAGYFFGSDASPSQQAQSDPSSEEEQIIAGHAMLRRSVDVRWSDDAVAYRDGDMLPGGTLKFDQGVAELDFFCGATVTVEGPASLEIESDWSVKVVQGRLRANVPPAARGFVVKAADSEIVDLGTEFAVEVESATAQVEVIDGEVALRGGQHDGTHLTTGQRQSLGSASSQSMIANISGPAELQRRRTDAESQHFDQWKTASRALREDTRLIAYFPIADSLQDRSVPNMAGTADFRDGTLVGPVVSTEGRFGTDSEGLDFERIGARVRTRIDGEFAAFTFATWVRIDSLEHRYNSLFMSDGYENGEPHWQIRDDGRLMFSVMVDDSAEVLVKNAFDKATVRDRGLHRIYITDPVWDISKSGRWFHLASVYDPANRRVTQYCNGEQVSDEAIADKFFVDRLRIGPAEIGNWGQPFRDSPWFAVRNLNGTIDELAVFDAALNANEVLKLFEQGKPLGY; the protein is encoded by the coding sequence ATGTCTGATCCAAAATTGGAAATCGACGAACTGGTCGCTGCCGTGATTGACGGCCGACTGTCCAGCGATCAAACCGGTCGACTGGAATCGTTGTTGGCCCAATCGCCCCAGGCGGTTACCCGGTACATCGAATTGCTGGACAACCACGAAGCTCTGTGCGCGATCTATCCCGGCGACGTCTTCACAAGCAACATTCCGGTCGAAATTGCGCCGATGCAGACCGAGCCGAGCATGGCGACCGTTCGTCGATTGCTCAGTTTGCCACTGCTCGGGTTGGCGGCTAGCGTTTTGCTTGCGGTCGGATTCGCTGGTTATTTTTTCGGATCCGACGCGTCGCCATCGCAGCAGGCTCAGTCCGATCCATCGAGTGAAGAAGAACAGATCATTGCCGGACATGCGATGCTTCGTCGATCGGTTGACGTTCGATGGTCCGATGACGCGGTCGCTTATCGCGACGGCGACATGCTGCCCGGCGGAACGTTGAAGTTCGATCAAGGTGTTGCCGAGCTAGATTTTTTTTGCGGGGCCACCGTCACCGTCGAAGGCCCGGCATCACTTGAAATCGAATCCGATTGGTCCGTGAAGGTCGTCCAAGGGCGTCTGCGAGCAAACGTGCCGCCGGCCGCTCGCGGATTCGTTGTCAAAGCAGCCGACAGCGAGATCGTGGACCTGGGTACCGAATTCGCGGTCGAAGTCGAATCGGCAACGGCCCAGGTCGAAGTCATTGATGGCGAAGTGGCGCTGCGCGGCGGCCAACACGACGGAACCCATTTGACCACCGGCCAACGACAATCCCTTGGCTCTGCGAGTTCGCAAAGCATGATCGCCAACATCAGCGGCCCGGCCGAACTTCAGCGACGAAGAACCGACGCGGAATCGCAACATTTCGACCAGTGGAAAACCGCTTCGCGGGCACTGCGAGAAGACACTCGCTTGATCGCCTACTTTCCAATTGCGGATTCACTTCAAGACCGAAGCGTTCCCAACATGGCAGGCACCGCGGACTTTCGCGATGGAACACTTGTCGGCCCGGTCGTTTCAACAGAAGGCCGCTTTGGCACCGATTCGGAAGGCTTGGACTTCGAGCGAATCGGAGCTCGTGTCCGCACTCGAATCGATGGCGAGTTCGCTGCATTCACGTTCGCGACTTGGGTTCGGATCGACAGTTTGGAACATCGATACAATTCGCTGTTCATGAGCGACGGTTACGAAAACGGCGAACCCCACTGGCAAATTCGCGACGACGGCCGGCTAATGTTTTCGGTGATGGTCGATGACTCGGCCGAAGTCCTTGTGAAGAACGCGTTTGATAAGGCAACGGTGCGAGATCGGGGGCTTCACCGCATCTATATCACCGATCCAGTCTGGGATATTTCTAAAAGCGGACGCTGGTTTCACTTGGCATCGGTTTACGATCCGGCGAACCGCCGAGTGACACAGTACTGCAACGGAGAACAAGTCAGCGACGAAGCAATCGCGGACAAGTTCTTCGTGGATCGATTGCGAATCGGTCCGGCGGAAATCGGTAACTGGGGTCAACCGTTTCGCGATTCGCCGTGGTTTGCCGTTCGCAATTTGAACGGAACCATTGATGAATTGGCGGTCTTTGATGCCGCGCTGAATGCGAACGAAGTCCTCAAACTATTTGAACAAGGGAAGCCACTCGGGTACTGA
- a CDS encoding PSD1 and planctomycete cytochrome C domain-containing protein: MNRILSLKLLLVAMACGIVSSGSAEDIDFENDIFPILDNNCLHCHGEDESESGLRLDRRVFMLRGGDSGLASVIPGHPENSYLIEAVNHAEADIAMPPDEDKLPAEEIELLTRWIQEGAVWPGQMDDVVTEDTEHWSFLPVVRPEVPEVVGGDEDHAIDAFLRKRLAQEGLDFSAPADPRSLIRRTSIILTGLAPTPERTEAFVTACQADGDAAYEQLVDELLASQHFGERWAQHWLDVIRWAETNGSEANLYRKNAWIYRDYVVRAFNEDKPYDQFVREQIAGDSMGVGEATGFLVAGPHVPAATVGREPSAIRQARADRLDEVMQTVGASVMGVTVGCARCHNHKFDPISIKDYYSLTAVFQDIEFGSRFPEFADEHPRRQRGKEVRQEISKYRKQLSAIGGWEEDWGAYREIHFKPITTRAIRVRFKTPNVGLDELEVFGSESSRKNLALPKNGATLTGFPEDGFEGRYPIDRLNDREFGTMNWRVELPKDTDELPWVKIAFDSPQEVARMRLSSNREYFYDTDYLDKKPHLPRYQYDMDIMDEAGNWKPWTGTWVTTTKLAKDHPERKAILDEVQKWINTLAEDGPQPSFVGRFVEPDVTHVLLRGSPETPRDEVPPAGPAIFSGDLGLDSSASGAQRRAEFAKWVTSTDNPLTSRVMVNRIWHHIFGTGIVPTTSDFGLAGAPPTHPQLLDWLASEFVDAKDANPWSMKSMIRLMVMSDAFRQSSAPNTEAVRIDASSMLLWRFPPRRVEAEVIRDSVLLATGALDPAIGGRSYRIHNEKQTYAQWEVLDNHGPKTWRRMLYQERMRRVDDRIFTAFDFPDCGQVRAKRPVSTTPLQALNLMNSDFVVEQSVLLAKRARNEAGDSLPKQVARCFELLLDRQPGDDEIETAIEFSESQSLELLCRTLINTNEFAFLP, from the coding sequence ATGAACCGAATACTCTCGCTCAAACTGTTGCTTGTCGCGATGGCGTGCGGAATCGTATCGTCAGGCAGCGCAGAAGACATCGACTTCGAAAACGACATCTTTCCGATCCTCGACAACAACTGTCTTCATTGTCACGGCGAAGACGAGTCCGAATCGGGCCTACGTTTAGATCGTCGCGTGTTCATGCTTCGCGGCGGTGATTCCGGATTGGCATCGGTCATTCCCGGCCACCCCGAGAACAGCTACTTGATCGAAGCGGTCAATCACGCCGAAGCGGACATCGCGATGCCGCCGGACGAAGACAAACTGCCAGCCGAAGAGATCGAGTTGCTGACCCGATGGATCCAAGAAGGCGCCGTGTGGCCTGGACAAATGGACGACGTCGTCACCGAGGATACCGAGCACTGGTCTTTCTTGCCGGTGGTCCGCCCGGAAGTTCCTGAAGTTGTCGGCGGTGACGAAGATCATGCCATCGATGCGTTCCTTCGCAAGCGACTTGCGCAAGAAGGCCTCGACTTTTCCGCTCCCGCCGATCCAAGATCATTGATTCGACGCACGTCGATCATCTTGACAGGACTTGCGCCGACTCCGGAACGGACCGAAGCGTTTGTAACCGCCTGCCAAGCCGATGGAGACGCTGCTTACGAGCAGCTTGTCGACGAATTGCTTGCCTCACAGCACTTCGGCGAACGCTGGGCCCAACACTGGTTGGACGTGATCCGTTGGGCCGAAACGAACGGTTCGGAAGCCAACTTGTATCGCAAGAACGCTTGGATCTATCGCGACTATGTCGTTCGCGCATTCAACGAAGACAAACCGTATGACCAATTCGTCCGCGAGCAGATTGCGGGTGACTCGATGGGCGTCGGTGAGGCAACCGGCTTCCTGGTCGCTGGTCCGCACGTCCCGGCCGCGACGGTTGGTCGCGAACCGTCAGCCATTCGGCAGGCGCGTGCGGATCGGTTGGACGAAGTCATGCAAACCGTCGGCGCGTCCGTGATGGGCGTGACGGTCGGATGCGCCCGTTGTCACAACCACAAGTTCGATCCGATCTCGATCAAAGATTACTACTCGTTGACGGCCGTGTTCCAAGACATCGAATTCGGCAGTCGGTTTCCCGAGTTTGCTGACGAACATCCGCGCCGCCAACGCGGAAAAGAGGTTCGACAAGAAATTTCGAAGTACCGCAAACAACTCAGCGCGATCGGTGGCTGGGAAGAGGATTGGGGCGCCTATCGCGAGATCCACTTCAAGCCGATCACCACCCGCGCGATTCGCGTGCGGTTCAAGACTCCCAACGTCGGCCTGGATGAACTTGAAGTCTTCGGTTCGGAAAGTTCGCGTAAGAACCTGGCCCTGCCAAAAAATGGTGCCACGCTGACCGGGTTCCCCGAAGATGGATTTGAAGGACGCTATCCGATCGATCGGTTGAACGATCGCGAATTTGGCACGATGAACTGGCGGGTTGAGCTGCCCAAGGACACGGACGAACTACCGTGGGTCAAGATCGCATTTGATTCGCCCCAAGAAGTCGCCCGCATGCGATTGAGCAGCAATCGCGAGTACTTCTATGACACAGATTACTTGGACAAGAAGCCGCACTTGCCTCGCTATCAGTATGACATGGACATCATGGACGAAGCGGGCAATTGGAAACCATGGACGGGCACCTGGGTGACCACGACAAAACTTGCCAAAGACCATCCCGAGCGAAAAGCGATCCTGGACGAAGTTCAAAAATGGATCAACACGTTGGCCGAAGACGGTCCACAGCCCAGCTTTGTCGGTCGATTCGTCGAACCGGATGTGACGCACGTGTTGCTGCGAGGAAGTCCGGAGACACCGCGTGACGAAGTGCCACCAGCCGGTCCGGCGATCTTCAGCGGCGATCTCGGTCTGGATTCGTCGGCTTCGGGTGCACAGCGCCGCGCAGAGTTTGCAAAGTGGGTAACCAGCACAGACAACCCGCTGACGTCTCGCGTCATGGTCAACCGGATTTGGCATCACATTTTCGGAACGGGCATCGTTCCCACGACCAGTGACTTTGGTCTCGCCGGCGCCCCTCCGACTCATCCACAGTTGTTGGATTGGTTGGCTTCGGAGTTCGTCGACGCGAAGGACGCGAATCCATGGTCAATGAAGTCGATGATCCGATTGATGGTGATGTCGGACGCGTTTCGTCAATCGAGTGCGCCCAACACCGAGGCGGTTCGCATCGACGCCAGTTCAATGTTGCTGTGGAGATTCCCGCCGCGACGCGTGGAAGCGGAAGTGATTCGTGACAGCGTTCTGTTGGCGACGGGTGCATTGGATCCGGCGATCGGTGGGCGTAGTTACCGCATTCACAACGAGAAACAAACGTATGCCCAGTGGGAAGTTTTGGACAACCACGGCCCCAAGACGTGGCGACGGATGCTGTACCAGGAACGGATGCGGCGCGTGGATGACCGCATCTTCACAGCGTTCGACTTTCCGGATTGTGGTCAAGTTCGCGCGAAGCGGCCGGTTTCGACGACACCGCTTCAGGCGCTCAATTTGATGAACAGTGACTTTGTCGTTGAACAGTCCGTGCTGCTGGCGAAGCGGGCTCGCAACGAGGCGGGCGATTCGCTGCCTAAGCAGGTTGCAAGATGTTTCGAGTTGCTACTCGATCGCCAACCCGGCGACGATGAAATTGAAACGGCGATTGAGTTTTCCGAATCACAGAGTCTCGAACTGCTTTGCCGAACTTTGATCAACACCAATGAGTTCGCGTTTTTGCCTTAG
- a CDS encoding DUF6690 family protein — MFSRVQTAALLVAAAGGPYVASETEWGRSAMTVLGETNTASYRGDLPSITATGAAHAHHEVEALRGTDARRYRLDEELARKLGAIPTDPAATPTLAGTRVSDLREVIRFDISPDWVLSRFSRVSTVLADLRLEGLRVPIVTGTRADDLAGTLTYYFDQQGKLQRATFHGFTGDPGRLVQTMISHYGLKAEPALEAGVYTKRWNGMPVHFVRLTHAPVVYSDAVHQKYTVFLELNQPSLVYGISAEARRIGDADRHSGRW, encoded by the coding sequence ATGTTTTCACGCGTTCAAACCGCCGCGCTGTTGGTCGCCGCCGCCGGCGGTCCTTACGTCGCTTCGGAAACCGAGTGGGGGCGCAGCGCCATGACGGTGCTCGGTGAAACGAACACCGCATCGTATCGCGGCGACCTGCCGTCGATCACCGCGACCGGCGCCGCGCACGCGCACCACGAAGTCGAAGCCCTGCGCGGGACCGATGCCCGTCGATATCGATTGGATGAAGAACTCGCCCGGAAATTGGGTGCGATCCCCACCGATCCGGCCGCCACACCGACGCTGGCGGGAACTCGGGTCAGCGACTTACGCGAAGTCATCCGCTTCGACATCTCGCCCGACTGGGTGCTCAGCCGATTCTCGCGGGTCAGCACGGTGCTTGCCGATTTGCGACTTGAGGGGTTACGGGTTCCCATCGTCACCGGCACGCGGGCCGACGATCTTGCCGGGACGTTGACCTATTACTTTGACCAGCAAGGGAAGCTGCAGCGGGCAACTTTCCACGGCTTCACCGGCGATCCCGGTCGTTTGGTCCAAACCATGATTAGCCATTACGGATTGAAGGCCGAACCAGCACTCGAGGCCGGCGTGTACACAAAACGCTGGAACGGAATGCCCGTCCATTTCGTACGATTGACCCACGCACCTGTCGTCTATTCCGACGCCGTTCACCAAAAATACACGGTTTTCTTGGAGCTGAACCAGCCCAGCCTGGTCTACGGGATCAGCGCCGAAGCCCGTCGCATCGGGGATGCTGACCGCCACAGCGGCCGCTGGTAG
- a CDS encoding sulfatase, whose translation MKVNIMKPSLSLLLILALATSTQAADRPNILFIAVDDLRPELGCYGSPIAITPNLDALAGGGLLFNRAYCQQAICRPSRASLMTGARPETTGLFHNYVSLRELQPDIVTLPQHLIANGYEATYCGKIFHQGDTDEGVSWNRDPVKWIKGIKKSAGAFALPENQKIQSDDRTAMIAKYGDAAKYGLASGPAYEGADVPDHGYEDGYNTLRAIETMKQMVASDDKPFFLALGFKKPHLNWVSPKKYWDLYDPAKIPMATEVEPPDGGAAMGLHASFELRTRAGIPKSGPLGPELSRTLKHAYLACVSYVDAQIGMMIAALEEAGVRDNTIIVVWGDHGWHLGDMGVWGKATNYEIATRVPLMIWAPDMKSRGAKTDALVELVDIYPTLCDLAGVSKPDHLEGHSFAALMNDANQPWKKAAFSQYPNPALREWAANPLSPAMRETWFGPLITEVEDRIKTQQGNRWDRELFEQHLMGYTMRTDRYRLVLWKDHRDLSIAPVFVELFDHQTDPNETKNIADANPELVQSLTQQWQAGWEASL comes from the coding sequence ATGAAAGTTAACATTATGAAACCGAGCCTTTCGCTGCTTTTGATCCTTGCGTTGGCCACCAGTACCCAAGCCGCCGATCGACCCAACATTCTGTTCATTGCCGTTGACGACTTGCGGCCAGAACTGGGGTGCTATGGATCGCCGATCGCGATCACGCCCAACCTTGATGCGTTGGCCGGCGGCGGGCTGCTGTTCAATCGGGCGTATTGCCAACAAGCCATTTGCAGGCCGTCTCGCGCGAGTCTAATGACAGGTGCGCGACCTGAGACGACGGGACTGTTTCACAACTATGTTTCGCTTCGGGAACTGCAACCCGACATCGTCACGCTGCCACAGCATTTGATCGCCAACGGATACGAAGCGACCTACTGTGGCAAGATCTTTCACCAAGGTGACACGGACGAGGGCGTTTCGTGGAACCGCGATCCGGTGAAGTGGATCAAAGGGATCAAAAAATCCGCCGGAGCGTTCGCGTTACCCGAAAATCAAAAAATTCAATCGGATGACCGTACCGCGATGATCGCTAAGTATGGCGACGCGGCGAAGTACGGATTGGCAAGCGGCCCCGCGTACGAGGGCGCTGACGTTCCCGACCATGGCTACGAAGACGGATACAACACGTTGCGGGCGATCGAAACCATGAAGCAGATGGTTGCCAGCGATGACAAGCCGTTCTTTCTTGCCCTTGGATTCAAGAAGCCTCACCTCAACTGGGTTTCACCGAAGAAATACTGGGACCTTTACGACCCTGCAAAGATTCCGATGGCAACGGAAGTCGAACCGCCCGACGGCGGCGCAGCGATGGGACTACACGCTTCTTTTGAACTGCGAACGCGAGCAGGAATTCCAAAGTCGGGACCGCTGGGGCCCGAACTGTCGCGAACGCTGAAGCATGCCTACCTGGCTTGCGTCAGCTATGTCGATGCACAGATCGGGATGATGATCGCGGCGTTGGAAGAAGCTGGCGTTCGTGACAACACGATCATCGTCGTCTGGGGCGACCATGGTTGGCACCTCGGCGACATGGGCGTGTGGGGGAAAGCAACCAACTACGAGATTGCGACGCGTGTGCCGCTGATGATTTGGGCTCCCGATATGAAGTCGCGTGGCGCAAAGACCGATGCGTTGGTTGAATTGGTGGACATCTATCCGACCCTTTGCGATTTGGCGGGTGTGTCCAAACCGGACCACTTGGAAGGGCACAGCTTTGCTGCGCTGATGAACGACGCGAACCAGCCCTGGAAGAAAGCCGCGTTCAGCCAGTATCCGAACCCAGCGCTTCGCGAATGGGCGGCCAATCCGCTTTCACCTGCGATGCGAGAAACATGGTTCGGCCCTTTGATCACCGAAGTGGAAGACCGTATCAAAACACAGCAGGGCAATCGATGGGACCGCGAGCTGTTTGAACAGCACCTGATGGGCTACACGATGCGAACGGATCGCTATCGACTGGTCTTGTGGAAGGATCACCGTGACTTATCAATCGCGCCGGTTTTTGTCGAACTGTTCGACCATCAAACGGATCCGAATGAAACGAAGAACATCGCTGACGCGAATCCAGAACTCGTACAATCGTTGACACAACAATGGCAAGCCGGTTGGGAGGCCTCACTATGA
- a CDS encoding sigma-70 family RNA polymerase sigma factor — MHDSANEPSSTEELAVRITEIQPRLYGFILKRLADREQTLEVLQRTNLVLCRKADQFQQGSSFTAWAFTIAKFQVMAWRKSAHAGKLIFSDDVAQLIDRSAAEESASVDDRVPVLRGCLERLRDQDRELIQLRYRDGQPIGPIAAARSTTADAVAMRLTRIRKQLADCVRNGLQQDVQVDV, encoded by the coding sequence ATGCATGATTCCGCCAACGAACCGTCCAGCACCGAAGAACTCGCGGTCCGAATCACGGAGATTCAGCCGCGTTTGTACGGATTCATCCTAAAACGGCTGGCCGATCGCGAGCAAACGCTGGAAGTGCTGCAGAGAACTAATTTGGTCCTTTGCCGTAAGGCGGACCAATTCCAGCAGGGTTCCAGCTTCACCGCTTGGGCGTTCACGATCGCCAAATTCCAAGTGATGGCATGGCGAAAATCCGCGCACGCCGGCAAGCTAATTTTCTCTGACGACGTGGCTCAGTTGATCGATCGCAGCGCGGCCGAAGAATCAGCGTCGGTCGATGACCGCGTCCCGGTTTTGAGGGGTTGTTTGGAACGACTACGCGACCAGGACCGCGAACTGATCCAGCTTCGCTATCGCGATGGCCAACCGATCGGACCGATCGCCGCCGCACGATCGACGACGGCGGATGCGGTCGCGATGCGGTTGACGCGAATTCGCAAACAGTTAGCCGATTGCGTTCGAAACGGACTCCAACAGGACGTGCAAGTTGATGTCTGA
- a CDS encoding kappa-carrageenase, which produces MNKISLASFHPILWSVVLCGLTSVSPKAPAADLLPLSDAPEVKAGQWKIVADQSDEFDDAQLDPKRWNTDTEDFGPWSWKPENVIQKSGSLHLRMMQEDHKRGNQSLFYTSGMARNERTITYGYFEARIKGCSRYPGACPSFWLYSIGPQNRYQASDGETVAYSEIDVVELQQSEFDFETKTHFLVNRIDCNLHTTLIQNGKRVWARPNNRPEICSNHYDSPWDPREDYHVYGVQNSKEWIVWYIDGQEVGRKKNLYWHLPMHVTLSLGLRYPFVKYEGGERSTVAEKTTTDGFPTVMSVDYVRIWQRPEDFAAQAVASKSSTDWTKEAYVAKEQAKWKANGWNWDQAKVESNFDEIDTNGDQIASGTERQDWFAEKAAK; this is translated from the coding sequence ATGAACAAGATATCTCTGGCAAGCTTTCATCCCATCCTGTGGTCTGTGGTCCTTTGCGGGCTAACGTCGGTTTCGCCCAAAGCGCCGGCCGCCGATCTTCTGCCGCTGTCGGATGCCCCCGAGGTAAAAGCGGGCCAATGGAAAATCGTTGCCGATCAATCGGACGAGTTTGACGACGCTCAACTGGATCCCAAACGCTGGAACACCGACACGGAAGACTTTGGACCTTGGAGTTGGAAACCAGAAAACGTCATCCAAAAATCGGGGTCGTTGCATTTGCGAATGATGCAAGAAGATCACAAACGGGGCAATCAGTCCCTGTTCTACACTTCGGGCATGGCTCGCAACGAACGCACAATCACATACGGCTATTTCGAGGCACGCATCAAAGGTTGTTCGCGATACCCAGGCGCATGTCCATCTTTCTGGCTTTACAGCATCGGTCCACAAAACCGTTATCAAGCCAGCGACGGCGAAACGGTTGCCTATTCAGAAATCGACGTCGTCGAGCTTCAACAGAGCGAGTTCGACTTCGAGACGAAAACTCATTTTCTTGTCAACCGTATCGACTGTAACCTTCACACGACGCTGATTCAGAACGGCAAGCGGGTGTGGGCGCGTCCCAACAACCGACCCGAAATCTGCAGCAACCACTACGATTCGCCCTGGGATCCTCGCGAGGACTACCACGTGTATGGTGTCCAAAACTCGAAGGAATGGATCGTCTGGTACATCGACGGCCAAGAAGTCGGACGCAAGAAAAACTTGTATTGGCACTTGCCGATGCACGTGACGCTTTCGTTGGGACTTCGTTACCCGTTTGTGAAGTACGAAGGTGGAGAACGAAGCACCGTCGCGGAAAAAACGACCACCGATGGGTTCCCGACCGTGATGTCGGTCGACTACGTCCGCATCTGGCAACGTCCCGAAGACTTTGCTGCCCAAGCGGTTGCCTCGAAGTCGTCGACGGATTGGACGAAAGAAGCATACGTGGCAAAGGAACAAGCGAAATGGAAGGCCAACGGATGGAACTGGGATCAAGCGAAGGTCGAATCAAACTTTGACGAGATCGATACCAACGGTGACCAAATCGCGTCAGGTACCGAACGCCAGGACTGGTTCGCCGAAAAAGCGGCCAAGTGA
- a CDS encoding class I SAM-dependent methyltransferase, protein MPVTQGLPVTEGLVERLHDLHDTMVSLADGPSPDAKTIKRLRDELGEDIASLVLTSAALLSKTQAKLGTGVWWATEKSLQQATPWQVAKLKATWFGDRPMMDLCSGIGGDAIELARRGDVIAIDQDEVTAAMAGANLSRMNSPSLATARCDDVTTVDIPAGHGVHIDPDRRPSGHRTSDPDQYSPSWSDVTAILGKTDSSIVKLAPAATVDTSTCPPAHRSWISLAGTVREQTMICGDAIRMADLPVMGRSAFRVRNDASWSSFVSLTAQDERSKKATRISEYLVDPDAAIRAAGLTIEFANRFAMATLGKPSGFLTADETAARAIAESDLAVVGRVIWSGAADDRKLRRELRSRNVYPETIKVRGSDHDPTVLAKRYRPTGETPVTLWIGRNSERVFAALTQPLETVDSIATRIL, encoded by the coding sequence TTGCCAGTGACACAAGGTTTGCCAGTGACAGAAGGTTTGGTGGAACGACTGCATGACTTGCACGACACGATGGTCAGCTTGGCCGACGGACCATCGCCCGATGCCAAGACGATCAAGCGGCTTCGTGACGAACTGGGCGAAGACATTGCATCGCTCGTATTGACGTCTGCGGCGCTGCTTTCCAAAACCCAAGCGAAACTCGGGACGGGTGTTTGGTGGGCGACCGAGAAATCGTTACAGCAAGCGACTCCTTGGCAAGTCGCGAAATTAAAGGCGACGTGGTTTGGCGATCGCCCGATGATGGATTTGTGTTCGGGCATCGGCGGCGACGCGATCGAGCTTGCCCGACGAGGCGACGTCATTGCCATCGATCAAGATGAAGTGACAGCGGCCATGGCTGGGGCGAACTTATCGCGAATGAACTCTCCATCGCTTGCAACCGCGCGATGCGACGACGTGACGACAGTTGACATTCCGGCAGGTCATGGTGTTCACATCGATCCGGATCGACGACCGTCGGGCCATCGCACCAGTGATCCAGACCAGTACTCGCCGTCGTGGTCCGATGTCACCGCCATCCTTGGCAAAACGGATTCGTCCATCGTCAAGCTAGCGCCCGCGGCAACGGTGGATACATCCACGTGCCCACCCGCCCATCGGTCGTGGATCTCGCTGGCCGGCACCGTTCGGGAACAGACGATGATATGCGGCGACGCTATCCGAATGGCCGATCTTCCCGTCATGGGTCGTTCGGCCTTTCGCGTTCGAAACGACGCGTCATGGTCATCGTTTGTTTCGCTGACCGCACAAGACGAGCGATCCAAAAAGGCGACGCGAATCAGTGAGTACCTTGTTGACCCCGATGCTGCGATTCGTGCGGCCGGGTTAACGATCGAGTTCGCGAATCGATTCGCGATGGCGACGCTCGGAAAACCGTCTGGCTTTTTGACGGCTGACGAAACAGCCGCGCGAGCGATCGCCGAATCCGATCTGGCGGTGGTGGGACGCGTGATTTGGTCCGGAGCAGCCGATGATCGAAAGCTACGCCGAGAACTGAGGTCGCGAAACGTCTATCCCGAAACGATCAAAGTCCGCGGGTCCGACCACGACCCCACGGTACTGGCCAAACGCTATCGTCCGACCGGCGAAACACCGGTGACTCTATGGATCGGACGCAATTCGGAACGGGTCTTCGCCGCACTGACCCAACCGCTAGAGACCGTCGATTCGATCGCTACAAGAATTCTCTAG
- a CDS encoding DUF4339 domain-containing protein has translation MSASWYYMASGWLRKGRRLGPITENDLLMRIDQGKIAPDTLLQSTKTKGKWVPMNTIGPAMQRWRKLHPEEKK, from the coding sequence ATGAGTGCGAGTTGGTATTACATGGCTAGCGGTTGGCTTCGAAAGGGGCGTCGTTTGGGGCCGATTACCGAGAATGACCTGTTGATGAGAATCGACCAGGGAAAGATCGCGCCCGATACGCTATTGCAAAGCACCAAGACAAAAGGAAAGTGGGTGCCCATGAACACCATCGGGCCGGCGATGCAGCGGTGGCGAAAGCTGCACCCCGAAGAAAAGAAGTAG